The region CGGACCTTTCCACCGAGGAGATTGTAGAGGGGTTGTTCGAGGTACTGCCCCCACGCGTCCCACATTGCCATCTCAACGCCACCGAGGAAGGGATCAATGTCGAAGTATTGAAACGAATCGAACCGCTCGGGAAGTGACTCAACGGCTGAAACGGGCTCATCGATGAGTTTGTCTGCAATATCAGTCTCGATGATCGCCTTTGTGGAGTCAGTCGAGAGAGTTGAGCGCATTTCTCCCCATCCGGTGATATCGCTATCGGTGTCGAGTCGAATGAGGACTCGCTCCATGTCGTAGAATTCCGTGTACGTTGTCACGTAGGGTGCGATTCCGAGTGGTTCTGAGAGGGGACGTATGTCTAACCGGACTGGTATCGCTTCGATTTCTGTAATCGTGATCATACATCTATACTATTCTTTCTCCATTACTTAAATTTATTGATTGACACTTAAATTGTGGTATTAGCATCTATTGTCGCTTCCTTCATCGGCTGTACGCATCACATCTCGGCTGCTTTTTCTCTCATCTTACTGCCGGTCTTGGCGATGCGACTTCTGGAGGGCCTATGAGATCGTTCGAAACAGTAGAACGGCCGCAACCCCACAAACGAGTGCAACAAGGACGTTCTCCGTTCGCCACATCACTAATAGCACGACAGCAGCAGCACTCCACTCCGCGGGACCAGCGCTAGTCAATTCAGGGCCAAGAATCGAGATTATAATTGCACCCGGTAACACCTCGAGTCCGGCTTCAGTCCGGTCTGAAACGTTAATACGACCCAGAAGCCAGAGCCCGCCGGCCTTTGTCACATAGGTAGCGACACTCATTCCGATGATGACGGCAACGACTAACGGATCAAGTCGAACGCTACCCATCAAAGCGAATCACCTCAACGAGACTACCGGCCACGCCTCCAAAGAGAATGTACCAACGCCCAGGCAGAAAGTGCGCGCTGAGAACAGCAATACCGAAGGCGGTTATCCAGGGCAGAAAACTCGACTTCCCCTCCCAAAGCCCGACAGCAATCGCAACAAAGACCGCCGTCAGAACGAAATCAAGTCCATACTGTGCTGGCTCTCCTATCACACCGCCAGCTATCGCACCGAGAACCGTCGCAACAATCCAGAACGACCAAATTGCGAGCCCACTTCCGAGAAGATACGCACCCTGGTGGCTCCCCGATTTGAGCTTCCCCATGGTAAGTGCCCAATTCTCGTCTGCCGTGAAGAAGACGCTTCCATACGCTTTCAACGGGGAGAGCTTGCTGAACCAGGGACGTAACGCTGCACCCATCAGCACGTAACGTAAATTAACGATAAACGTCGTTCCAATAATGGTGAGTATCGGAATTGGTGTTTCCCACAGCTCGATTGCGATTAACTGAGCTGCGCCTGCAAGGACGGTTGCGCTCATGAATGCTGCTTCTGCAACACTTAATCCGGCTTGCTGGGCGAGGACTCCAAAGACGATACCATATCCAGCCACGCCGAGGGCGATCGGAACACACTCAATATAGCCATCTCGCACACCACTAAGTGAAAATTCCACAGTAGATCCTTCCGGTTCCTCCGATTGGTGTGCTGAATCAGCGGACCTATTCCCCATCTATGCCCCCCGTGACATATTCCACTTGTCTTCAGTTGGGACTACCATAGGTACATATTAGACACGAGCAGGTCTAAAAGTTCGGAGAAATTTATTTCTCCCCAACTGCCAGTTATTCGCGGTTAAGGACTATTTCTTCAGATATAATCCTCTGTATGAATGTTTCACCACGGTTCGTCAGCGTGTATTCTCCATCCTGGGTACAGACAAGGGGTTCTAGTTTTCGGAGGTGATAATTGAATTTTCCCTTATCATCGACCGATACGACTTCTCGAAGCTTCGTGTAAGAGAGTGATCCGGATCGTTCATGAAGTGCGACGAGAATTTCCAACCGGGTAGTATTCGATAGCACCTCAAATACGCTGGTCGCGTGCTCGATCTCTAATCCTTCGACCGAAGGAGAGTGATGAACCTCCCGATCTCCATACTGATTATCAGGCCAGATCCAACCAGGTATTGCCATCATCTGATTATTTTCTACAACGTTTATAAAACTATACTCGAAGCTTGGCCGATTAGAATACTACAGTAGAAAACGGACCACCCATCCAAACATATACGTTGGCCTCACCGGGAGTAGACGAGCTTTCGACACTCATCTCCGGGAATGATCGTTCGTGAATGCGTCGTCAGTCGACCGCTCGCAATGTGTCTCACTCTGGATCGGTCGGTCTGTGCTCACCACGGATCTCGAGACAGCGCCCATCAGAGGGGACAAACCGGTTCCGCCCCCAGGCCGAGAGCGGTATGGACAAGAGTTGCTCGCACGGCACTCGGTGGGCTGTGGCACTGCCGCGGGTGCGCCCGCCCTGTGGCAAGTCATCGTTGTCTGGGCTCCAGGGACAACTCTCACCGCGTCATCAGAGCAGATTCCAATGCGCTGTCGACCGAATAGGACACGGTAGCTCCGGGTCAGCTCGTCGGAAGCCGCGCCACGCCACCGCGGTTGCGGGAAGAAATGTAGAGCGCGCCATCAGCCGTCGTCACACCGATTCGGGAGGACTCTGGATCGTACCGCCACCGGCGCTTTCCGGTAGCAGGGTCGTAGGCGGCGAGTTCGTTGTCGCTGGCCGCAAAGAGGATCTCACCGGAACGCCCGAGTGCCTCGACTGTCCCGCCGATCGAGATGTCAGTTGTCGTCTGCCACCGCCGGTCCCCATCGAGGGCGAAGGCGTCTAGCCGGATTAGGACGCCACCGTCGGGGTTGTCGACCGAACTCGCAGCGAACACACCTTGTGAGGTCGCCGTCACCGTCTCGAGTTCGTACCCGACGGCCCGGCGCCACCGTATGGTTCCCCCATCGCGCTCGATGGCAACCAGCTCGTCCGAGCGATCATCACGGCGGACACGCACGTAGACGTGCTCGCCGAGCCAGACTGGCGGATCAAAGTAGCTAGTCACGTCGTCGTCCACTGCGGTCCGCCACAGGACGTGCCCGTCGCGGACCCGGCGCATCCGCACGGTAGAATTGCGGACCGTCACGATCCGATCGCCAGCAGCCACGACGTAGGGGTAGTCATTACGATGTGGCGACTCCCACAGCAGCTCACCGGTCGCCGGAGCGAGCGTAACCAGCTTCGTGTCGTCATCCGCGTTCGTGACGGGGAAGATACAGGCCGAGTCACTGAGTGTCGGGGACGGATACTCTCGACCGGACCGCTGGAAGCGACGTGTGCCGTCGCGCGCATCGTAGCCGGTGACCACACCGCCGACCGGATCGATACCGACCAGCAGCGAGCCGCGTCGACCGAGCCACCCGTTCCGGGCTTGTCCCTCCACGTGCCATAGTCGCTCCCCCGACAGCCCGACCGTGTAGAGGTCGCCGTCGGTGCTGTGGACGTGGACCGGGCCGCCCGATGACGGGACAGCCGGTCGCGCCTCGATGGGACCACCGGTTTCGACGGTCAGAATCTTCTCCCCGTCGGCCGTGAACCCGTGGAGGCGTTTGTCCTGTCCACCGACGAGGACGTGTTCATCGGTTGCGGACGGTGGACTTGCCGCCGTTGCGGTCGAGAAGTCACGCTCCCAGAGGGGTTGGACGCTGGACAGCGCCGACCGCAGGCTACACCCTGCTAGCGCGAGCGTGCCCGCCGACGCGAGCGAAGCGAGCGCCCGGCGGCGCGACCAGTTCCGGCTGTCCTGTCGCTCGGTCGCGTACCGCGGCGGATCGTGCTTGTCGACAGCGGTGTCGGGGTCACGCATCGCTGATCGCCTCCGGAGCGACCCGTGTCAGACCGTACATCTGTCCCAGATAGACTGTCTCACCGGCCGCCTGTGCCCATTCGATGCTGCCGCCCTCGAGCGACTTATCATCGAATCGGACTTCACGGATGCGTGTTCCGTCTTGCTCGTGGAGATAGAGTACAGTCGGGTTGAACGGGATGGTGCCGCTCGGGCCACGGACGCGGTGCGTCCCACCGACTAGCGTCACCAGGCGGTCGCCGACCTGCATCGGCCCGTGGGTCACGGCGTTTCCGAGGTCATCGCTCCACAACTGCTGGCTCGAGGCCGGGTCGAACGCCCGGAGGGTGTAGTCCGCGCCGCCGACGTACACCCGATCGTCGGTCACCAACGGTCGTGTGAATACGGTGTTGGCCAGCGAGCCGCGCCAGGCGACTGTGCCGGTCGCGGTCTCCAGCGCCAGCAGCTCCTCGGTGGCGGCACCGAGGTATGCGGTCCCGTCAGTAGCCCCAACGGCCGACAGTGTAGCGCCAAGATCCCGTGTCCATCCGACTTCGCCGGTTCGGTCGAGGAAAACCACACGACCGTCGATCAGGGGCGCAACCACACCACCGGATGTCGCGCCAGGAGCGCCTGATAGCGATGCGGACAGGGCGTGGGTGAACAGCGTCTCACCGTCCGCCCGGGCGACACCGACCAGTCGGTCGGGAACGTCATCTTCGGTGCCCGAGATTGGGACCACGATGCGATCACCGAGCGGGATGGGGGCGAACTCGACGACCCCAGGGTCGGCCGCGTCGATCGGTGCGAGCCGACGCTGCCAGACGGATTCACCCGTGGCTGCGTCGACAGCGACCATCGTTTCGGCCTTCGAGATAGCGTAGGCTCGCCCATCACCGACGCCGAGAGGCGACTTCTCGCCCTTCGCGACCGTCACGGTCCAGGTGGTCTCACCGGTCTGGGTGTCTAGACCGGCGACGATCGGCCGATCGCGGAATGGGCTGTGCGAGCCAGCCACGAGCTGCCCGGCTGCGGTCATGGCGACAGACGATGGATCACGGAACCCCGTCTGCCACGACCGTTGGATGGGGAACGATTCTCCATCGAGGAGACCAGTGCAACCCGCGACGCTGCCAACGAAGCCGGCGACTGCGCCAAGGGCCGCACGGCGTGTCATGGAGGGCATCTATTCACCGTTGCGACGGCGATGATATCAGTCTTGATCTTTGGGCGACAGATCTGCAGGTCGGGGCCATAACAGTACGCTCTCCCTGGCCGTGCTCACACCGTCGCATCCTCTCGGGTGGTGCGAGCAGTGCTTGTACGTCTGGAATGGGCGGTCACGAGCGGTCGCGGGATGCCGAGCGTCCGAGGGCTTTTGATCGACCGGTTCAGCTGTCTTGGGCTGCATTCAGCTCCTCAAGGAACTGGCCAGTTGTCGTCCCGATTCGAATGCCACTGCTGTTGCGCATCTCGAGGTCGTTCGTGGCAGTCCGAAAGGGGTAGTGGTCGACGAGGATTCGATAGACAACGGTTCGGACGGGGTCGGTCCCGTACCTGTCGACGACAGTAGCCATCATCTCGTCGAGATGCGCGTCCCGGTGCTCCGTCCGGGGATGCTGTGCGCGTTCGAGCACGAGTTCGACCACGTCGTCAACTGATGCGTGCTTGGGATTCTTGGTTCGTTCACGAACGTCGTAGAGAGCGTCGTTTTGGGCATTCCTGTTCACTTCGAAGTATCCTCCGCGGTGTCAGGGCTCCGTGAGCAATGAGCGAGCTCGCTGCACGTAGCTGTTCGCGCCCCAGCTACGAGCGTCGCTAATCTCATCGAGGAGCAGCCGCGCATCGGCAGCTGATAGGTGTTCAGTTCGAACGAGAACCGAGAGCAGTGTCGGTGTCGTGACGAGCCGGGTATCGGCGAGTGAGGCGTGGATCAAGCCAAGTTGGTTGAACTCGTCACAGAGGAAGAGCGCAGCATCGAGACCGTTCGCGAGCGTGACCGCCGCGTTCTCACCGTCATCGAGCGGAAACTCGGCATCGAGGTCGACCGACTGTGTCGTGAATGACTCCGCTTGGTCGAGTACAGCGGACGCAGCATGCCCATGGACGGCATCGTAGGAGGCGATCTCGTGGAGTTCATCGATGACCGCCGTTGGGACGACGACCTCGTACCGGGATAGACAGAGTGCGAGTGGATCGGAGTCGTCGTCAGTAACGATCCCGAGACTCACGAGGGCGGAGGCGTCTGCGATAAGCCGCGACATCTATGCGTCGGCGGCCTCGTCGATGAAGTCCTCGTCCAACTGCTGTTTCAACACTCGGAGGTTTGCCGCCTCCTCGGCGCCGACGAGCGCTTTGAGCTGCTCGAAGGTGATCTCGTCGTCGTAATAAGCGGCGGCGATCTCTTGGGTGAGTGCGTCGTCGTGAGCGGCGTCTTGGAGGTACTCTCGAAGCGCGGTCACGAGGACGTCTGTTCGGTCTTCCCCGAGGACTGCGGCCAGTGCGTCGGCCCGGTCGATGAGCCGATTGGGGGCCCGAAACTGCACGCGCTTCTTATCGGTGCTCATGATGTGTACATTGTGAGCCAACGCACTTAGCCGTTTTCGTGTGTACGATGTGAGCCTCACTCGGCCGAGCGTCACTCGTCCACGAGATGCTCCTCGAGGTCACGCGTCCAGTGCGTGGTGGGCCCACCGGGGCTACAGCGAGCACAAAGCTGCAGCGGCCCCTCGAGATGGCCAAGTTCGACACGGAATCGCGTAAGCCGGGCGGGACCTTCGGTCCCGCTGGAAGCCGGCGTGAAACGCCGGCGACGCTGCGAGCGTATCAACGACGAGCCCACACCCGTCGCAGACGTGGTGATCGCGCTTATCGGGATCGGG is a window of Natrinema salaciae DNA encoding:
- a CDS encoding AzlD family protein encodes the protein MGSVRLDPLVVAVIIGMSVATYVTKAGGLWLLGRINVSDRTEAGLEVLPGAIIISILGPELTSAGPAEWSAAAVVLLVMWRTENVLVALVCGVAAVLLFRTIS
- a CDS encoding AzlC family ABC transporter permease; translated protein: MGNRSADSAHQSEEPEGSTVEFSLSGVRDGYIECVPIALGVAGYGIVFGVLAQQAGLSVAEAAFMSATVLAGAAQLIAIELWETPIPILTIIGTTFIVNLRYVLMGAALRPWFSKLSPLKAYGSVFFTADENWALTMGKLKSGSHQGAYLLGSGLAIWSFWIVATVLGAIAGGVIGEPAQYGLDFVLTAVFVAIAVGLWEGKSSFLPWITAFGIAVLSAHFLPGRWYILFGGVAGSLVEVIRFDG
- a CDS encoding winged helix-turn-helix domain-containing protein, yielding MAIPGWIWPDNQYGDREVHHSPSVEGLEIEHATSVFEVLSNTTRLEILVALHERSGSLSYTKLREVVSVDDKGKFNYHLRKLEPLVCTQDGEYTLTNRGETFIQRIISEEIVLNRE
- a CDS encoding outer membrane protein assembly factor BamB family protein is translated as MRDPDTAVDKHDPPRYATERQDSRNWSRRRALASLASAGTLALAGCSLRSALSSVQPLWERDFSTATAASPPSATDEHVLVGGQDKRLHGFTADGEKILTVETGGPIEARPAVPSSGGPVHVHSTDGDLYTVGLSGERLWHVEGQARNGWLGRRGSLLVGIDPVGGVVTGYDARDGTRRFQRSGREYPSPTLSDSACIFPVTNADDDTKLVTLAPATGELLWESPHRNDYPYVVAAGDRIVTVRNSTVRMRRVRDGHVLWRTAVDDDVTSYFDPPVWLGEHVYVRVRRDDRSDELVAIERDGGTIRWRRAVGYELETVTATSQGVFAASSVDNPDGGVLIRLDAFALDGDRRWQTTTDISIGGTVEALGRSGEILFAASDNELAAYDPATGKRRWRYDPESSRIGVTTADGALYISSRNRGGVARLPTS
- a CDS encoding outer membrane protein assembly factor BamB family protein; this translates as MPSMTRRAALGAVAGFVGSVAGCTGLLDGESFPIQRSWQTGFRDPSSVAMTAAGQLVAGSHSPFRDRPIVAGLDTQTGETTWTVTVAKGEKSPLGVGDGRAYAISKAETMVAVDAATGESVWQRRLAPIDAADPGVVEFAPIPLGDRIVVPISGTEDDVPDRLVGVARADGETLFTHALSASLSGAPGATSGGVVAPLIDGRVVFLDRTGEVGWTRDLGATLSAVGATDGTAYLGAATEELLALETATGTVAWRGSLANTVFTRPLVTDDRVYVGGADYTLRAFDPASSQQLWSDDLGNAVTHGPMQVGDRLVTLVGGTHRVRGPSGTIPFNPTVLYLHEQDGTRIREVRFDDKSLEGGSIEWAQAAGETVYLGQMYGLTRVAPEAISDA
- a CDS encoding PIN domain-containing protein; translated protein: MSRLIADASALVSLGIVTDDDSDPLALCLSRYEVVVPTAVIDELHEIASYDAVHGHAASAVLDQAESFTTQSVDLDAEFPLDDGENAAVTLANGLDAALFLCDEFNQLGLIHASLADTRLVTTPTLLSVLVRTEHLSAADARLLLDEISDARSWGANSYVQRARSLLTEP